In the Salvia miltiorrhiza cultivar Shanhuang (shh) chromosome 8, IMPLAD_Smil_shh, whole genome shotgun sequence genome, CAGTTCCCGGTTCTTGTATCTCCTATCCTGTAGAACCTTCTTTATGGCAACAGATTCCCCCGTCTCAAGGCATTTAGCCTgcagcaaaaataaaaaagaaacgTAAATGAAGCTTCGTATTTATAGATCCCTACATAATCCCTCTCCCAACAAGGTAGTACCTGGTATACAACTCCAAATGAACCAGTTCCCACCACGCGTTCTGCCATATAAGACATCACCTAAGGATATAAGAAAGCAAATTAGACAGAAGTTCGAATCATCGAGTAAGTTTCAAAGAATTCACACAGAATGATTCAGTAACCTGTTTTGGTTCTCCATTTCGGCCACCAATTGAGGTCACGATTATCTGACCGGGTTCAGTTCCATTGCCACTAACAACAGTTGGCTCCATATCCTGGGAAAGAATTCACAAGTTCAATAAAAAACTCGAGATTTACACCAAATCCATTTACTTATTAAGGAAATCAATATGCAAGGAAACCTTTACACTGTTATCATGGTCATCGTTTCCATCCCCTCGAATCTTCATTTCGTGCAACTCTTTCGGTAGCTCATGCACGTCTGATGCGACTGCAACAGCTTCCGTAGAGTTCGACTCTGCAGGCAGCTCACCGTCCACATCTCCTTGTTCCACCTTCACCCTTTTAATGCCAGAATCCCCACCCTGCAATGAAACAGAAGTTCATTCATCACGAACAAGTAAACGGAACAAGACATGCCCATTGCCCCCACAAAGCAACACTCAAGAGTCAAGACATCGATGCACCCAAACATTAATATGAACTGGAAATTCCACAAGATGAAGCACAGTTCTTCACACCTACACCATTTTTTCAGAATTTACATTTGAAATACATCTATTTCATAAACTATATTCCCTTCAACAATGAAATGCAGCCATAGAAATACATTTTGTCTTTGTTTTGTTGAATTCAATCTTGCATGTGAAGGCAGATTAACAACATAAAAACACCACATATATTGCCAAAATATGAGCAAACCTACCAAACAAATCCAAACTTCAACTAATTGCCATCATTTGCACACACTATTCGCAGCTCCATAACTAATTGAAAATTCACGTAACAATTCAAACCTAATAAAAAGATTTGCTCTTTTGTATTCAATAggattataattataataacaaATAAGACAAATTATCCAAATTTACCCCATTTCCTCTCACTTCTCTCACCATTTTCTGTACTTATATTAATAAGATTAAAACAACAGATACAAGAATCTACTCCCCAAGAAAAGTCGCCCACAATAAATCAAATTCCCCCCAGCTATTCAAAACTAACCTTTAGATCAAAGTAACACAAGAACTCAAAATTAAGACAAAAACATAAACTAAATCGAAATTTTACATGATCTGAAACGGATGTGCGCCCCGAAGCAATGCTCTTCAGCCGACGCATCATATTCATTTTACCACCCAATTCAAAGTAAACCCAACAACACCAATCAAAATCCCAAGATGGGATTTTTATTTCaggtaaaagaaaaatatataaaaaaaattctcctttCCCCTtgctctctctccctcctcTCCTCTCCTCACTCTCCAATCCAAGCAAGAAAACAGATTGTCGATCAACCCTTCATCCAACAATGGGCAGAAAACAAGAAAGGGGGAAATTAACAAAGCTTGTGATCTCTTTTCAAGCTCCCTCCCTCGCCCTCTTCCCTGCTTTCGGTATAGAAACaaaggagagagagggagagagagatgtagGATAGAAATAAAGGGGGAAAAAAGCAATTCCAAAagaaacccaaaaaaaaaaaaaaatcccaaatAAATGACAGGAAAAACCTCTTCTTTCAGACAagaaactctctctctctatcttattTTTTGTCCCAATTTCCGCTTTCAGTCAAAGCTTCAAGGCCTAATCATTATTCCTTCCGACccaccatttttcttttctCCTTGTTTTCGTACTTGCGGTCAGACTTTGATTCTGCACCGTCCATCCATCATGATGAGATCCGACGGCGCAGAGCGGATCCGAGTTTACGAAaatgggtttttttttttttttaagaatttattATTAGGTGAGGTGAGGGAGAAGCGGACTATTCGGGGGAGTTGTTTAGTTTGGTGTGTGAAAATTTGACTgagtttttcctttttcttttgcaGTTAAATTGCgactttttgaatttttgaatcgatcaactctctctctctctccttgatTGCGCGTTATTTTGCTAGGCATGaccataaattttttttatttaagattaattgcttataaatacatcaattatatttaaatttaaatttttaattaaatttatttttttattattggtTGGCCAATTTCGAATATTCGTCGGTCAATAATTTGATTATTTGAATTTCGATGGACAATCAATCAAGTTATTAGTCGGCTAACTTTCGACTTaggttaatttatttttaaaaaaaattgtataaaaaatttaagtacagtttatatatttataagtaattAATCCTTTATTTAATACGAATAGAAAATTTActgtaaatttataaaaaaaaatattttctttaggggcatttattttgaatgattagacttgatatataaaaataacaaaGCTAATTCTCTTGTCTATTTTGATAGATTGAAAATTTGGGATATTTAAATGCTctgtttatttttatcattttaaactaactttacatgatttttattcTATTAAAAGGATAGAATTCAAGAAAtcttattattaataataaaattactaatatattttatcaaacatGCAAAACAAACGCCTCCTCGTAATATAAAGATTTACTAAAAGAGTTTAAATCAAATATTGTAACGTAACGTGTGACAAATGGAACTACATGCGGAAATCTGAATGTCCACGTTCCTTTTTTCATTGGCCAGTTATTGTTATGGATTAGAGCGTTTGACTATATAGTAGCTCAATTTATTCCAATTCGCAATTAATCCATCAATATGagtattcaaataaaataaaaataaaaatatatatgcgAATCCTAACTCTCTCTCAAATTTATGGTATTTAAACGCATGCTGAGAAAATTCGTAACAGCTCCAAAAGGCACcggaaaagaaaaaacaaaacaaaacaaaccaAATTTTGAGGTTGAAATAACGTGGTTtctgttgtaaatatatctataagatatatcttatgtgtgttgaccaagaaatctccctaaaaccctagcttcctacttgtataaatagaggcctttggCCATCATATTGAATACACTACATtcgtattctcttctctattctctcgcttctctctagtttataacacgttatcagcacgattGTTCTACTTTTATTGTTGGTGTTATGGTTTAtcctaaaaatattttcattataaaaaaaaaaaaagtcgcaTGATTTGTATTTTGTGAATCTGATGGAGTCAACACTCTAGCAAttatttttgtgttttgattcaattgtttttttttcttccgacTTACTCCATCAAAAATGGCGTGGAAAGCAATGGCCGCTGTACGTATCAATGGAAGATGTTTGAAGCAGAATTCTACATCAATCTCAAATCAAGGTaaatagaattaattaattaattgaatttcaattCATACCATTGCTTCGACATAATAATTGCGTAATTCATAATATGATAGGAGTATTAGTATTCATTATTGAATTCGACTATTTCTAAGTACTGTCCTATATTCTAATAAATTTATGTCCGTTGATTTCTGATATTGTTAAGAGCTTTTGGATTCGATTGATACAatattcaaatgaatatttcGATAGTTCAACTTTGGGATTCAATTGTTTGATCATTTTAATCGTTGTTTTCCATGCTTTAAAATGGAGATATTGGAGGCCCCTTTTTCggattcaatttaattattcacaTGCTTCGGTGATGAGATCAATAAATGTTCTTTTTGTCGACAATTGATAGGATTTTATCAAATTCCGACTTTTATAATTTCCTCTAATATGACGAATTgatattcattaaaataaatcaaatcaacttGTTTACAATAAAGTTTATTGGTATCAATTTTCATGTTAAATTCCATGATTTTTGTGTTCTTATTTTAACTAGCGTACCTCCCGCGCGATGCGCGGTGATTATGATTCAAGACTTGCATGAGCtgcatatatataatactctctCCCTTCATTAAAAATGGAGCACATTATttgggcacgagttttaataaagtaagTGGTTCGTggagaaaatatatatgaaatgagtggtttagattgaattaattaaaattgatttttttaataaaatgtattTGTAAGGATAGAATATAAGAAAAATAGGTGGGCCCATGTACTTAAAAGGAAAGTGCCTCATTTTTTATGGAcgtcaaatatagtaattgtgcgcCATTTTttgtgacggagggagtatttatctTCTTATAATAGTAATATTATGTCGTATTAAcaaattttcaatataaaataaataggacTACATAATACGAAAAATCGAAATgtcataaataaatataaataaataaaagataacaatgAGAAAAATTACAAAATGTTAAATAGATGCTTAAGTGGATCAACATTATCAACTTTCaagaatttgattaattttaaaaataaagaaaaacccatatatatatatatatatatggagaccATAAAAAATTCGAAGAACGAAGACCAAATCATGTGCGTTGATCTTCGTATATCCAAGGGTGATGATTCATCTAgtgaagatttgatattttcgttaattgtcatagatatagacaatcaaatcttttatttatggaatattaatttgatgaagagtctattacgtgaataatgcatccacatattatgttcattgatatattcgtagaaaatactaatgaacatactaatgttcgttgatatgttcgtaaaaaaataaataaacatactaattttcgttgatatattcgtaaaaaataaatgaatatactaatgttcgtcgatattttcgtaggaaaacaaatgaacataataatgttcacatattatgttcattgacggatcaggtcccagaacaGGAAGTTTCAGAATTTTCGGGATTTATTCAACGTGATCCCAGATTTCAGTAGATTTAatcaaccaatatttaattacatgaaaaatcaaatcaggaaattatatgaaccgttagattaagcaagatcgacgcacatgaTTTGGTCTTTGTTCTCTATGTAGGAGAGTGGTCTCCATAAAAGCTATATATATAAAGGTTTCGTtgagaaattatatatatagagagaaattattaataatcaaaacttgcttatttttaattgatttatattatcaaattaaaaagttttTATGATCTTTTGTTTAAGATATATAATTACATATTGCATATTTTATCTCaatgaaaattatataaaaatagaaaaaacaaCTGCACATAAgagaaaaacataataaattaagacATATAATTGTCCACAAGTAACAAAAAgaatagattttttttcttcaaaactttaattttttttttttttagggaaaagcGGAGATATATTATTGAACACAAGAACATGGGACATGGAGATGACCCACCACAGAAGAcgggggttcattccaaacatgatgtGTGAAAATATCTCTCGCGGCCTTCGCCAAACAATGAGCGATGCCATTCCGATTACGCCCAACAAAACAAATAGTGAAATCCGACAACTCCAAGAGGTCTTGCTTACAAATGGAAACAATAACCCCCAACTCTAACCGATTCCTCTCGCCTGAGTTGATAAGATCACAAACACGTTTACTGTCGGATTCCAAGCAACCTCTACCATAACTGAGTTCCTTAATCCAAGAAAGAGCTTCTTTGATACCCAACAACTCTCCTTCAACAACACTACGTCTTCCCGGAAGCTTAATAGATTTACCAATAACAAAGTCTCCCTCATGATTCCGAATAGCAATACCAATGCCCATAGACTGATCCTCCGCAAAGAAAGCAGCATCCACGTTACATTTTATCGAACCTTGAGGCATAGAATGCCACCCAACGCAAACAACAGACGCTGGAGCAGTAGCCTTCTGGAGCGGCAACGTTTGAGCAAGTTTCCAATCAGTTCGTGCAGCAGCTGCACAAAGAACAGACCTCGAAGGAACCGGAACAGTATGCTGCCAAATCATAGCGTTTCTATCCCTCCAAATTTGCCATAAGGTCATGCAGACGTTGGCCTTCCTCTCAATGTCCTGATCACGCAAAATCAAAGTAAGAGCATGCTCAAAAGAATCACACTGAGCAATCACAGTAGACATATACGGCTGCATACCACTGAGACTCCAACAATTCTCGGCAAAAGGACAGAAGATAAAAGAATGCCAAAGATTCTCAAACCCTCCTTTaaaaaactttaatttttttaagtaaaGCATTCATGGTTAttttagaatattaattatttaaaaaacaaattattcattgttctatttttatatagagtaaaataataaatatatatatacatatatttctctctctacatatatagatatagattttccaattgacattttttttgaagtttttaGAACTGATTTTATTCAATCGGGCATCTACTAAAATTACATATAACAATggacataataataaaaaatttaggaAGAATGGAACAATAGaatagagaaaagaaaaaagaaaaaaaaagaaaggaaaaaaaagaggCAATTacaatttattcaaattaaaatttaaaattaattttgcaaACATAGTACCACCGTATTGGGAGAATTAATTGATTTGAAACATTTAAATATTATGTGCttaaacaaaaaatgaaaaaataaaaaacgttTGGAACCCAATTGTTCTTGACCATTGTGcatttaaatattatatgtgCTTAAACAACTAATTTGCTGCGATTTTTAAGGAATATTGGCTGGCggtttttgtttaattttttccctcaatttccaattatatccttctaattgaacttatttacatttactttgctttttatatatataaagatatttGACATATTATATTctgaaatattatatatatatatatacattctattatttcaaaataatcttgaaaattaattgatgctatttaaatagcacaagtagtattcctgaagaatattgcattcaagatcttaaattgatgctatgaaagtagcacaagtaatattcctaaagaatattacatgctttTGAAGAGTGATTtatattacatgctcttgaaaattagaccttgaGCACAAGTAGcatttttgaataatattatattcaagatcttaaattggtgttattaaagtagcacaagtaatattcctgaagaatattacattctcttgaaaagaaatatatattacatgctcttgaaAATTAGACCGTGAAGGTCAAATGGCCCTAAAGGccgaatggttgtactctttttcccttactaagtttttttcctatgaggttttcttagttaaggtttttaacgaggcaactagtgtaatatatgagtaaatatatatgtcttgtacttttttcctctaccgaatttttcccataGAGTTTTtgcggagaggtttttaacaaggcatgaacatctagacactaacatcatatgaaatcctgtgatatttgtcttggtGAAATAACTtcacatattattcttcaaaagaagaagtagtATTTCCTTAAGTTGACATTAGACGATAataatgttaacacaatatcaggtgcatcaaacatAATTGAAGGCTCCGGgagagcttgtatcattttgccaattgatactaaattagatattgaaaatgccctgtactctattaagtttaaaaggaacttactaagtttcaagaATGTCCGTAATAATGGATACTACATCGAGACAATTGTGTGGAAGGTAGAAATGAATATCtttgcataaattcttttgtttcaggctataagctgacaaaagaaaaattagcatcaTTACCTTTTGGAATGTATTatacattcataaaagcaattgagaaACCATGTCATGAACGCGAAGTTCAATGACTCAAAAGCTTTAAGCTTAAtttggcatgataggtttggacattCTGGAGCAACTATGATGCGctgaataatcaataattcatatgggcacaacataagaatcaaaagattcttTCTACAATTGAATTCccatgtgatgcttgtgcgcaaggcaagttagtcattagaccttcatatacgaaggttaatactgaatctccatctttcttagaaagaattcaaggagacattTGTGGACCTATACATCTACTTTGTGTATCTTTTCgatattttatggtattaattgATGTCTTTCAtagatggtcacatgtatgcttgctttctactagaaatgcaacatttgctagactacttgctcgaatcataaaattaagagctcgATTCacagacaattcaattaaaagaattcgtcttgataatgctaGTGAGTTTATGTCTCAAGCATTTGAAAACTATTGTATGggctattggaattgagattgaacattCAGTCGCTCAggtccatactcaaaatggtttagcaTAATCGtttattaaacgtcttcaaattattgttagaccattacttatgaaatcaaaactcccaactactgcttggggtcatgccatattatatgctgcaacattagttcgactaaggccattagccaatcatgaatactccccGATGCAAATTATCTTTGGCCGAGAACAtgatgtttctcacttacgaacttttggttgcgcggttTAAGTCTCAATtgcaccccccccccccaaaacgAACAAAAATGGGTTCCCAACaaagacttgggatatatgttggatttgattcaccctCAATTATAAGGTATATAAAACCTTTAtaggtgatttatttactgcacgttttgcagattgtcattttgaCGAAATAacatttccaacattaggaggaacaaatctacatccagaaaagcacaaggaactctcttgaaatgaga is a window encoding:
- the LOC130998683 gene encoding uncharacterized protein LOC130998683, which produces MSTVIAQCDSFEHALTLILRDQDIERKANVCMTLWQIWRDRNAMIWQHTVPVPSRSVLCAAAARTDWKLAQTLPLQKATAPASVVCVGWHSMPQGSIKCNVDAAFFAEDQSMGIGIAIRNHEGDFVIGKSIKLPGRRSVVEGELLGIKEALSWIKELSYGRGCLESDSKRVCDLINSGERNRLELGVIVSICKQDLLELSDFTICFVGRNRNGIAHCLAKAARDIFTHHVWNEPPSSVVGHLHVPCSCVQ